Below is a window of Candidatus Latescibacterota bacterium DNA.
GAGACAGGAATAGGCTGTCCGGCGTTATAGAAATATGAGGATTCAGCAATAACAGGCTGCCCGGTGTAATCACTTGCGGATTGACCGGGCATTGATCTTTTGATAGTATTCTTCGGCATTATAATATTCTTGAGTTTTCAAAAAGAAAGGAGCAGGACGATGAAGAAACGTCCCGCAGTAAAATTAATCGGGGCTGCAATGCTGGCAGTCGCGACAATGGTATTTCTGGTGAGTGCGGCGACCGTGGTTGCTTCAGCGAGCACTCTGCCTCTCATGCGTTTTCCCGATATCCATGGCAACAAGATCGTATTCGTGTGTGGAGAAGATATCTGGACCGCGTCCACGGATGGTGGGATCGCAACGAGGCTCACTATTCATGACGGAGCGGAACGATATCCAAAGTTTTCGCCCGACGGTTCATTGATAGCTTTTACAGGAACGTACGACGGGAACAACGACGTCTACGTGATGGATGTCAATGGCGGCAATATCACCCGGGTGACCTGGCATCCCGGCACCGATGAGGTGATCGGCTGGCATCCGTCAAAGAACAAGATCATCTTCAGTTCAGGCCGTAACGCGGCCAACAGGTATTCACGACTCTACATGATAAGCCCTGACGGGACCGGCCTTGAAGAGCTGATCATGCACGAGGCCGCCCGTGGTTCGTTCTCTCCCGATGGCAAGAAGATCGCCTATAACAGGGTGGCAAGGGCACACAGGACATGGAAGCGTTACAAGGGTGGACTTGCACAGGATATCTATCTTTTCGACTTCGATAAGATGCAGGACAGAAAACTGACCGAATTTGATGGTACCGATCGTATCCCAATGTGGATCGGCGACAGGGTGTATTTCAGCAGCGATCGGGACAGGGTCCTGAATATTTACTCTATCGACCCGGCGACCGGCGCTTTCGACCAGATCACGGATCATAAGGAATACGATATCCGTCGCCCCAGCGAAGGCTCGGGAAAGATCGTCTACGAACTGGGCGGCGATATCTGGATGCTTGATGCTATTTCCGGCAAGACGGCAAAAGTAGATATCCAGGTCATGAGCGACGCCGAGGAGACCAGACCTTATTTCAAATCTGTCGGAACGGCCGTGACGGACATCGACTGCTCCCCGGCAGGAGAGAGGTTGCTCGTGTCGGCCAGAGGTGAGATCTTCAGTGTGCCTGAGGAACATGGCATCGTTAGAAATCTGTCGAATTCGTCGGGCTCGAGGGAGAAGGATCCTGTGTGGTCGCCGGACGGAAGTCGCGTAGCATATCTGTCCGACAAGTCAGGCGAATACGAGATCTATATTATCGCTCAGGATGGCAGTGAAGAAGCCGTCAAGCTGACCAGTCACAAGGACGGCTATCGCCACTCCCTCCTGTGGTCTCCCGACAGCAGGAAGATAGCCTACACGGACCAGACATTGACATGTTACTACGTCGATGTCGACTCGAAAAAGATCACGAAGGTCGACAGGGCCGAACACGAAAATGTTGACGTATCTCTTGATTTAAAACCAATTTACGATTTTGCCTGGTCGCCGGACAGCAGGTATATCACCTACTCGAAGTTGACTGAAGAGGGCATCTACCAGGTTTTCGTATATTCACTCGATACGGGAAAGAAACACTGCGTGAGCGATGGATTGTTCAACGATTTTCACCCAGTGTTTTCCAGATGCGGGAAGCATCTGCTTTTCGTTTCGAACAGGCGTTTCAGTCCGACCTTCTGCGATTTCGAATGGGAAATGGTTTACAAGGATGTGGCGGGTATCTACTCACTGACCCTGGAGAAGGGCGGGCAGTCGCTGCTGCCGTTCAGGAATGACGAAGTCGTGGTCAGTGGGAACGGCAAGGAAAAGGGTAAGAAAGAAAAAAGTAACGGCGACGGGCCTGGCTCGATCGATTTTGACGGGATCGCCGGACGTATAGAACATCTGCCTCTGCCTCCCGGCAACTACCGTTACCTGTCAGCGGGGGATGGATCGATATTCTACCTGCATAAGGACGATGGTGATTTCAACAGGTTCGAGTTCCGCGCAATGGGCAGGATGAACCTTTTCCGATTCTCACTGAAAGATCGTGAGGCAGAGAAGGTCATTGCTGGTATCGACGAGTACAGGCTTTCATCGGATGGCAAAAAGGTCGTATACAGGCAAGGTGTCAATGTCGGAATCATCGATGCTTCCGCTTCCGATTCGAAGGGTGACCATGTCGATTTATCCGGGTTGAGTTTTCTTCTCGATCCTGTGGCCGAATGGCGGCAGATATTCGATGAAGCCTGGAGGATGGAGCGCGATTTCTATTATGAGCCCAACATGCACGGTGCCGACTGGGATGCAATGAAGGTGAAGTATGGAGCCCTGATCGACAGAGCTACTTGCAGGCAGGACCTCGGTTTCATCGTCGGCGAACTGATCGGTGAGCTCAACACTTCGCACACCTATGTCTATGGTGGCGATATCAAGCGGAACGCCGATCGTTCCGGGACCGGCATGCTCGGTGTTGACTGGAAAGTGGAAAAAGGCTCGAAATACTACAGGTTCGGGAAGATCTTCAGGGTGCCTGACTGGACCCGGGAGATCATTCCTCCGCTGGCGAGGCCGGGTTCGGAAGTAGCCGATGGTGAATACCTGATAGCGGTCAATGGTGTAAAAGCCACTACGAATAAAAACATCTACAGCTATTTTCAGGGGTTGGCTGGCCAGCATATAAAACTTCTGGTCAATGACAAGCCATCGATTAAGGGAGCACGCGAGATAAATGTCGCGGCCGCTAACGGAGAGAGGACACTGAGGCACCTGGACTGGGTAGAGCACAACAGGAAACTCGCCGACGAGAAGTCGGGAGGGAAGATAGGTTATATACATCTACCCGACACATACCTTGGCTCGGCCAGGGAATTTCCTAAATACTTCTACGCTCAGACTCGCAAGAAGAGCCTCATCATCGACGGCCGTTTCAATGCAGGCGGCCTCGATCCGGCTATCTTCTATCAGCGGCTGAATAAAAAACATCATACATACTGGACCCGTCGTTACTCGGCTGACCAGGGTGACCCGCTTCTGGCTCCCGATGCTCATATGGTCTGTCTGACGAACCGGCAGGCCGGCTCGGGTGGAGATATGGTCCCGATGGAGTTCCAGATGATGAAGATGGGCCCCGTGATAGGGACAAGGACATGGGGAGGCCTCGTAGGGGTCTCTATGTTCCTGAGGCTTATCGATGGTGGAGGACTGACAGCTCCCGATTACAGGATCTACACCCGGGAAGGTAAGTGGGTCGTCGAGAACGAGGGTGTCACTCCGGATATCATAGTCGATCTCGATCCGGTCGAGATGTCGAAAGGGCATGATGCCCAGCTGGAGAAGGCGATCGAGGTTCTGATGGAGGAGATGAAGAAAGACCCCAAAACGTTCCCGAAACATGACCCGTTCAAGGTCGATAAATAGGGAACAGCCGGATCGAGGTCAGTGATGATCCGGACCTGATAAGAAACCGGGGGTGATGAATAGCCTCGGGTATAGAATATGAACTGCTCCGGTCCGTAAGGTCCGGGGCAGTTTCATTATGAGGAGATGTTACATATTCAGTCCGAGGAATTTTTCAGAGTCCGGTGGGAATATCGACGAATTGTACGTTGATCCCGAATTCGGATCCTATCATCTCTCCCAGCGCCTTCACGCCGAAGGTCTCGGTGCCGTAATGGCCACCGCAGATCAGATTGACCCCATATTCCCTGGCAGTGTGATAAGCCGAGTGTGCAGTCTCGCCGGTCAGCATCGTATCGCAACCTGCTTCGGCGGCGGCCTTTACCATCGATGCGGCTCCTCCCGAGATAATGCCTGCTTTGCGGACTGTATCTTTTCCGAATGCGAAGGTGCTGACACTTTCACCGGTCATTCTTCTGATCTTTGCGGAAAAGGCTTTGACTGTGAGAGGCGAAGGAAGTTTTCCGCAGAAGCCGATCAGGTATCCCTGGTATTCTCCGAACTTTTCCACCGGGTCGATTCCGAGCAGCTGCGCGATGCGTGAGTTATTTCCTGTGACTGGATGGCAGTCGAGTGGGAGGTGGGCGGCATAGAGGGAGATGCCGTGTTTCAGGAGCATCCCTATTCGTCGAGCCATTATCCCCGTGATCGGTGCAGGACCGCCCCAGATCAGGCCGTGATGTACAAGGAGCATATCGCTCCGGTTTCTCACCGCGGCAAGGATCGACTGTTCGCAAGCGTCGACGGCGAGTGTGATTTTCGATATAGTTTTCGAGCCTTCCACCTGGAGGCCGTTCAAAGACGAATCACGACTGTATGACTCGATATCGAGCCAATCGTCCAGATAGTCGGTCAGACGTCCAAGAGTCACAGTCTTCCTGTTTGTTTTCTGTACCATGGTTTTATGTCTTTCTGTTTGCAGTGTTTCTCTGTCAGGCTGAAGGTTTATCAGGGCCAGTTTTATCCGTTGACTAGTTGTTCTTTCTGGCGTCCTCGATACCAGCCTTCTCAAGTTCTTTAGCGTAGATTTCCTCGAGTTTTTTGAGGTCGGCCCTTCCTTCGCTTTTGTGTGCCCTTGCTCCCATATCGGTCGCAAGAATATATCTTTTTCCGTTCCGGTATTCGACTTTAATCTCGGTGAACGAGACTCGTTTGTTTCCCGTATCGACCACGATCGTCGAATCGGACCACTCATGGTAGGTTCCCTGATGGTTTTTTCTACCGTTGATGACAATGTCTATGCCGTCTATCTCTTCCGCGAGAGACATGCTCTGCAGCCACCCCTGGTGGCTGATGGCTATTATCAGGTCACAGCCCTCTTCCTTCAGCTTCGATACTGCTTCCAGCGCGGCAATATTAGGATTACTGACAGCGTAGTATTTCGGTACTATCGGATCCACTTCATATATGAAGTGGGGCAGTACTACGCTGAAGATCCCGACCCGGAGCCCACCTTTATTGCCAAAGAGAGTCGATTTGCCTCCCACGTTCTTTATGATGTACTTCCTGCCGAGAGTCTGTTTGCCGCGCTTGTCGTAGATGTTCGAAGAGATGAGGGGGATGTCGTATTTTTCAGCAGTCTCAAGAAGCTTCTTGCGGCCAAATCGTATTTCGTTGTCAGCTACATTGACAGCGGCGTAATCCATTTTTTTCATTGCTTCGAAGAAGTATCTGTAGTCCAGTTTGTCAGTTTTGACCTTCATGGATCTGCAGAAATTTCCTGTGTCAAGTAGCAGGACAGAACCCTTCTCACGCTGGTTGTCGATGTAGGAAGCCCACCTGGCCATCCCGGTGTATTTGTCCTTCTTTCACCCACATGGTTCGCGGTAGCAATTAAGCTCGTTGGTGACAAATATCCTCAGGCTTGTTCCGTCGGGCACTGGCTCCCTGGGTTCGCTGGAGGCAATATAGTACTTCAGCGGGATATATAGCGCGAGCAGTATGAGAAAAGCCGTTATCGAAATGCGCAGAAAAACGGATGCCTGCTTTTTCTGTCTTTTTTTAGTTCGATTTGTCGCCATTGTATTTCTTCAACCAGTTGTAAAGTGTCGGTTTTGATACGCCCAGTAGCCTGGCCGCTTTCTGTTTGTCCCCGGTCATCTCCACCACTTTTTTTACGATCGATTTCTC
It encodes the following:
- a CDS encoding Nif3-like dinuclear metal center hexameric protein, which codes for MVQKTNRKTVTLGRLTDYLDDWLDIESYSRDSSLNGLQVEGSKTISKITLAVDACEQSILAAVRNRSDMLLVHHGLIWGGPAPITGIMARRIGMLLKHGISLYAAHLPLDCHPVTGNNSRIAQLLGIDPVEKFGEYQGYLIGFCGKLPSPLTVKAFSAKIRRMTGESVSTFAFGKDTVRKAGIISGGAASMVKAAAEAGCDTMLTGETAHSAYHTAREYGVNLICGGHYGTETFGVKALGEMIGSEFGINVQFVDIPTGL
- a CDS encoding PDZ domain-containing protein, with product MKKRPAVKLIGAAMLAVATMVFLVSAATVVASASTLPLMRFPDIHGNKIVFVCGEDIWTASTDGGIATRLTIHDGAERYPKFSPDGSLIAFTGTYDGNNDVYVMDVNGGNITRVTWHPGTDEVIGWHPSKNKIIFSSGRNAANRYSRLYMISPDGTGLEELIMHEAARGSFSPDGKKIAYNRVARAHRTWKRYKGGLAQDIYLFDFDKMQDRKLTEFDGTDRIPMWIGDRVYFSSDRDRVLNIYSIDPATGAFDQITDHKEYDIRRPSEGSGKIVYELGGDIWMLDAISGKTAKVDIQVMSDAEETRPYFKSVGTAVTDIDCSPAGERLLVSARGEIFSVPEEHGIVRNLSNSSGSREKDPVWSPDGSRVAYLSDKSGEYEIYIIAQDGSEEAVKLTSHKDGYRHSLLWSPDSRKIAYTDQTLTCYYVDVDSKKITKVDRAEHENVDVSLDLKPIYDFAWSPDSRYITYSKLTEEGIYQVFVYSLDTGKKHCVSDGLFNDFHPVFSRCGKHLLFVSNRRFSPTFCDFEWEMVYKDVAGIYSLTLEKGGQSLLPFRNDEVVVSGNGKEKGKKEKSNGDGPGSIDFDGIAGRIEHLPLPPGNYRYLSAGDGSIFYLHKDDGDFNRFEFRAMGRMNLFRFSLKDREAEKVIAGIDEYRLSSDGKKVVYRQGVNVGIIDASASDSKGDHVDLSGLSFLLDPVAEWRQIFDEAWRMERDFYYEPNMHGADWDAMKVKYGALIDRATCRQDLGFIVGELIGELNTSHTYVYGGDIKRNADRSGTGMLGVDWKVEKGSKYYRFGKIFRVPDWTREIIPPLARPGSEVADGEYLIAVNGVKATTNKNIYSYFQGLAGQHIKLLVNDKPSIKGAREINVAAANGERTLRHLDWVEHNRKLADEKSGGKIGYIHLPDTYLGSAREFPKYFYAQTRKKSLIIDGRFNAGGLDPAIFYQRLNKKHHTYWTRRYSADQGDPLLAPDAHMVCLTNRQAGSGGDMVPMEFQMMKMGPVIGTRTWGGLVGVSMFLRLIDGGGLTAPDYRIYTREGKWVVENEGVTPDIIVDLDPVEMSKGHDAQLEKAIEVLMEEMKKDPKTFPKHDPFKVDK